A stretch of Paraburkholderia phenazinium DNA encodes these proteins:
- a CDS encoding NUDIX domain-containing protein, protein MSKTADRVRVVEVKVLSDDWYVLKKTTFDYRRADGRWQRQNRETYDRGNGATMLLHDPVRRTVVLTRQFRLPVFVNGHDGMMIEAPGGLLEEASPEERIRAEVEEETGYRVHAVRKIFEAYMSPGSVTEKLFFFVGEYDAAAKIGEGGGVVSEGEDIEVLELPVDEALAMIGRGEIVDGKTIMLLQYAALNVWRE, encoded by the coding sequence ATGAGCAAAACTGCCGACCGTGTACGGGTTGTCGAAGTCAAAGTGCTGTCCGACGACTGGTATGTGCTGAAGAAGACCACCTTCGACTACCGGCGCGCTGACGGACGCTGGCAGCGTCAGAACCGCGAGACCTACGACCGCGGCAACGGCGCCACCATGCTGCTCCACGATCCGGTGCGCCGGACGGTGGTCCTCACGCGGCAGTTCCGCTTGCCGGTCTTCGTCAACGGTCATGACGGGATGATGATCGAGGCGCCAGGCGGGCTGCTGGAAGAGGCGTCGCCGGAGGAGCGCATCCGCGCCGAGGTCGAGGAGGAAACCGGCTACCGCGTGCATGCGGTGCGCAAGATATTCGAGGCGTACATGAGCCCTGGCTCGGTTACGGAGAAGCTGTTCTTCTTTGTCGGCGAGTACGATGCCGCCGCAAAGATCGGCGAAGGCGGCGGTGTTGTCAGCGAGGGCGAGGATATCGAAGTGCTAGAACTGCCGGTCGATGAGGCGCTGGCGATGATCGGGCGCGGCGAGATCGTCGATGGGAAGACGATTATGTTGCTGCAGTATGCGGCGTTGAATGTGTGGAGAGAGTGA
- a CDS encoding cytochrome c, whose amino-acid sequence MTMLSLTPQSAQTSRTPLRLLQLRRVVLVLSAAALTACGQHHDDTPATRMTASATSTPADLESAATEQLARGRYLVKAADCAACHTSADGAPFAGGPKLASPFGTFYGTNITPDREHGIGNWSAGDFYRALHDGMSPDGPLYPAMPYTSYRQISRADSDAMYAWLMAQKPAAVPNRQPDLSFPFNMRFAVRFWDMLFLKDALPDASKAVSSGALVDWSRGRYLVSALGHCAECHTPRGKFGQLDNALPLAGGALGRVAAPDITPQGLAARGWTATDLQTFFATGIAPQGSAFSEMYPVVHLSSQYLRPDDLRAMSTYLLGDPPAAAQPLQSPASPSSASADTAQLAAGRNVYLAVCAGCHGRDGEGKPHVAVPMHGNSTVRQSDPHNLIVAMLDGIDAQDFPGLERMQEMPGFAGQLSDAELAQLTSYLRATWGGQPGDVTAAAVKALR is encoded by the coding sequence ATGACGATGCTTTCCTTGACCCCGCAGAGTGCGCAGACCTCGCGGACTCCGCTACGTCTGCTGCAGCTGCGCCGCGTCGTGCTGGTGTTGAGCGCAGCGGCGCTGACAGCGTGCGGCCAACACCACGACGACACCCCGGCTACCCGGATGACCGCTTCGGCGACCAGCACGCCAGCAGACCTGGAAAGCGCCGCGACAGAGCAGCTTGCGCGCGGCCGCTATCTGGTAAAAGCGGCCGATTGCGCCGCCTGTCACACGAGCGCTGACGGCGCGCCGTTTGCCGGCGGCCCGAAACTCGCCTCGCCGTTCGGCACGTTCTACGGCACGAACATCACACCGGACAGAGAGCACGGCATCGGCAACTGGAGCGCTGGCGATTTCTACCGGGCGTTGCACGACGGCATGTCGCCGGATGGCCCGTTGTACCCGGCGATGCCGTACACGTCGTACCGGCAGATCTCACGTGCCGACAGCGACGCGATGTATGCGTGGCTGATGGCGCAAAAACCCGCAGCGGTACCGAACCGTCAACCGGATCTGTCGTTTCCGTTCAACATGCGTTTTGCTGTGCGCTTCTGGGACATGCTGTTCCTGAAGGATGCGCTACCGGATGCATCGAAGGCCGTCTCTTCCGGGGCGTTGGTGGACTGGAGTCGTGGACGTTACCTGGTGAGCGCGCTCGGCCACTGCGCCGAATGCCATACGCCGCGCGGCAAGTTCGGTCAGCTCGACAACGCGTTGCCGCTCGCCGGCGGGGCGCTGGGCCGCGTGGCCGCGCCGGACATCACCCCGCAAGGACTCGCTGCGCGTGGCTGGACCGCAACTGATCTGCAGACGTTCTTCGCCACCGGGATCGCCCCACAAGGCTCCGCGTTCAGCGAGATGTATCCGGTCGTGCATCTGAGCAGCCAGTATCTGAGACCCGACGATCTGCGCGCGATGTCGACGTATCTGCTCGGTGACCCGCCAGCGGCGGCGCAGCCGCTGCAGTCGCCAGCGTCGCCATCATCGGCATCTGCGGACACAGCGCAACTGGCCGCCGGCCGCAATGTCTACCTCGCCGTATGTGCCGGTTGCCATGGGCGCGATGGCGAGGGCAAACCGCACGTCGCCGTCCCGATGCACGGCAATTCGACGGTACGGCAAAGCGATCCGCACAACCTGATCGTGGCGATGCTCGACGGCATCGATGCGCAGGACTTCCCCGGCCTTGAGCGCATGCAGGAGATGCCAGGGTTCGCAGGGCAGTTAAGCGACGCGGAACTCGCACAACTGACGAGTTATCTTCGCGCGACGTGGGGCGGACAGCCCGGCGACGTTACCGCGGCGGCCGTGAAGGCGCTGCGTTAA
- a CDS encoding (2Fe-2S)-binding protein — translation MTAPNQNSGHAADATAGSAAASTAANADVVERPLTQFRAQPVSLTVNGQQVGPLQVPAGLMMIDLLHEYLHLTGSRLGCGQGVCHACVVILDKPDGTSEEIRTCITGANFFDGKSIRTIEGHAQRNEQGEVVALSPIQQKFLEHFSFQCGYCTPGFVNAATVLIERLKRQPVARDQVEQTITEALNDHICRCTGYVRYYEAVKDVVLTMPGLVKDAA, via the coding sequence ATGACGGCCCCTAATCAAAATTCCGGCCATGCAGCTGATGCAACGGCGGGCTCTGCTGCTGCTTCGACCGCCGCAAATGCCGACGTGGTAGAGCGGCCTTTGACTCAATTCCGCGCCCAACCGGTATCGCTGACGGTGAACGGGCAACAGGTCGGCCCGCTGCAAGTGCCGGCCGGTCTGATGATGATCGACCTGCTGCACGAATATCTCCACCTGACCGGTTCGCGGCTCGGCTGTGGGCAAGGCGTCTGTCACGCCTGCGTGGTGATTCTGGACAAACCGGATGGCACGAGCGAAGAAATCCGCACGTGCATCACAGGCGCGAATTTCTTCGACGGCAAGTCGATCCGCACGATCGAAGGCCACGCACAGCGCAACGAACAGGGCGAGGTGGTGGCCTTGTCGCCGATCCAGCAGAAGTTTCTCGAGCACTTCAGTTTTCAGTGCGGCTACTGTACTCCGGGCTTCGTGAACGCGGCGACAGTGCTGATCGAGCGTCTCAAGCGCCAGCCGGTGGCGAGAGATCAGGTGGAGCAAACCATCACCGAGGCGCTGAACGATCACATCTGCCGCTGTACGGGCTACGTGCGGTACTACGAAGCGGTGAAGGATGTCGTGTTGACGATGCCTGGACTCGTAAAGGACGCCGCATGA
- a CDS encoding peptidoglycan DD-metalloendopeptidase family protein has protein sequence MKNRFDRTMMAGAAGIWVALAMSGCVNVAQQDTQASSAATGAPAVSAAAATAASDAAAAASLQAAATAAASTAKLKAAQPLVYRVKRGDTLNQIAQRNHCKVNDLLAWNRLKPSTRLKKGQVLHVASPEAAKEAQDAAAAATAAQAAADQAAAKAAVSAKLAAAAASANPAANAAAAASGANASTASAASSSNAASIAQGGAPAPNPAQARQVDAEVSRHANRVSLVWPAQGTVVEGFQAGATRGIEIGGKPGDPVRAAADGKVMYAGTGLNEYGSLIIIQHNKDFLTAYSHNRRLLVKTGDIVRQGQEIAEMGDENNTRVSVLFEVRRDGKPVDPMPYLPARQS, from the coding sequence TTGAAAAATCGTTTCGACAGAACCATGATGGCCGGCGCCGCCGGCATCTGGGTCGCATTGGCAATGAGCGGTTGTGTGAATGTGGCACAGCAGGATACGCAGGCGTCCTCGGCGGCTACTGGGGCGCCAGCGGTTTCGGCCGCTGCAGCGACCGCTGCATCGGATGCGGCCGCGGCAGCATCGTTACAGGCGGCGGCAACCGCTGCGGCCAGCACGGCCAAACTGAAGGCAGCGCAGCCACTCGTCTACCGCGTCAAGCGTGGCGACACGCTGAACCAGATTGCTCAACGCAACCACTGTAAGGTAAATGATCTGCTGGCGTGGAATCGTCTGAAGCCGTCCACGCGACTGAAGAAAGGGCAGGTGCTGCACGTAGCGTCGCCCGAGGCGGCAAAGGAAGCACAGGACGCCGCCGCGGCGGCCACTGCGGCGCAGGCTGCGGCTGATCAGGCCGCGGCCAAGGCTGCGGTCTCGGCAAAGCTGGCGGCGGCAGCAGCCTCTGCCAATCCGGCGGCGAATGCGGCGGCAGCGGCAAGCGGAGCGAATGCATCGACTGCATCAGCCGCTTCATCCAGCAACGCCGCCTCCATCGCCCAGGGTGGCGCACCCGCACCGAATCCCGCGCAAGCACGCCAGGTCGACGCAGAGGTCTCGCGTCACGCCAACCGCGTCTCGCTGGTGTGGCCGGCACAAGGCACGGTGGTCGAGGGCTTCCAGGCGGGCGCGACGCGCGGCATCGAGATCGGCGGCAAGCCTGGCGATCCAGTGCGCGCAGCCGCGGACGGCAAGGTCATGTATGCAGGGACGGGGCTCAATGAATACGGCAGCCTGATCATCATCCAGCACAACAAGGACTTTCTGACGGCGTATTCGCACAACCGCAGGCTGCTGGTGAAAACCGGCGACATCGTGCGGCAAGGGCAGGAAATCGCGGAGATGGGGGACGAGAACAACACGCGCGTCTCCGTGCTGTTCGAGGTGCGCCGCGACGGCAAGCCGGTCGATCCGATGCCGTATCTGCCGGCCAGGCAAAGTTGA
- a CDS encoding DeoR/GlpR family DNA-binding transcription regulator: protein MLTSQRKQLILDALKRDGQVIAKSLSNEFGVSEDTVRRDLRELAADGYLQRVHGGALPSSPAAADLAGRQGIESASKAAIGRAAAQMIEPGQIVIVDGGTTAVQLVRHLPLDLRATIVTHSPGVAVELAHHRDVEVIMIGGRLYRHSMVNVGAAAIEALSHIRADLYFMGVTGVHPEAGLSTGDLEEAYVKRALAARAAETVVLASAEKLNTASAFMIAEASAAHALVVEKETSETLTAPFEALGIAIVRA, encoded by the coding sequence ATGCTTACTTCGCAAAGAAAACAGCTGATTCTCGATGCGCTCAAACGCGATGGCCAGGTGATCGCCAAGAGCCTGAGCAACGAATTTGGCGTCTCCGAAGACACCGTCCGGCGTGATTTGCGTGAACTCGCCGCCGACGGCTACCTGCAGCGCGTGCATGGCGGGGCGCTGCCCTCGTCGCCAGCAGCGGCGGACCTGGCCGGCCGGCAAGGCATCGAGTCGGCGTCGAAGGCAGCCATTGGCCGCGCCGCGGCGCAGATGATCGAGCCGGGCCAGATCGTGATCGTCGACGGCGGGACGACGGCTGTGCAACTGGTGCGCCATCTGCCGCTCGATCTGCGCGCGACCATCGTCACGCATAGTCCGGGCGTAGCGGTAGAACTCGCTCATCACCGCGACGTGGAGGTGATCATGATCGGCGGACGCCTGTACCGGCATTCGATGGTCAATGTCGGCGCCGCCGCGATCGAAGCGCTGAGCCATATCCGCGCCGATCTCTATTTCATGGGTGTCACGGGGGTACATCCTGAAGCCGGCCTGAGTACGGGCGATCTCGAAGAGGCTTACGTCAAGCGGGCGCTGGCGGCTCGTGCGGCGGAAACCGTGGTGCTCGCCTCAGCGGAGAAACTCAACACGGCGTCCGCTTTTATGATCGCGGAAGCGAGCGCTGCGCATGCGCTGGTGGTCGAGAAGGAAACCTCAGAGACGCTCACGGCTCCATTCGAGGCATTGGGGATCGCGATCGTGCGGGCTTGA
- a CDS encoding xanthine dehydrogenase family protein molybdopterin-binding subunit — protein MGKLDLSRRSFLKASVIAGVSVYIAPIGSRAFAALFEEKILTPVQWDAANGQAKFRIDGIAKVTGAKVFARDIRATDMPHWPTQQAHAFILRTTQADRLYEGFDLTLLGDELKPDRVVTADDLTRDGLIFPAFYGDDMLLPRGKTPAYLGQAVAILIYHDFARFRFAKDKLKFHDEIIRYGAQTGPLERDPWGTFRFVRVGGKTPYDDDTFSSLKDAPVFPSMMRKHQPVWPDGKEHGKLDEQGMFYAGQIQQELDRPSADWLVMEREYNTQSIDTAALEPDNVNCWYDSASQSLHMVVPTQAPSEVVESAAGMVAKCAFPVKNLFVHPCYTVGYGSKDHFNVPFYGLVTAMYADGRPVRLANDRYEQFQTSLKRHAFKMHYRIAVDRKTGLFQSFKAAMEANGGGRCNFSPSVAMVGATAAQSIYYFPKNDLSAVAVASRAIDAGSARGYGTLQSMAATEMMVDEIAAQLGVDPIDFRLKNALRSGMKNSQGAVPAGAIRVDEVLQKAQVHPLWVNRAEQKLSFELAHPGQRYGVGFACVQKDFGTGAETSLAKVEFTVDGKISLHHTAAEIGTGMSTSQAIAVAKWLGKPATEVRVAVTDWPDLPVVTSGDPYIMSQAEQDKLSANPRWSPGYASPSSATNSAFYFTHSTREAARVVFTHGLWPAAMAIWRQGTGGGQAAPLVVRIEDARWVNGKLSAAGLEALTFEQLAKKAHELGLVTGAAVHVFNRWQWAEAEFDIDGSVERLPIDGLSLRYGDNAGTDKKRLQSTPNQYRVLDRKRVFIPPVQRNDAAVTYYSAVGTLVELAVHEATGKVELLSHHSIMECGNQIAPQLVSGQLQGGLAMGIGHALHEYLPLYEDGPGNGTWNFNRYRLPRARDVAVWTQTGEVLPPLTESDPPKGIAEVVMIPVVGAIVNGIAHAIGHRFTDLPVTPQKIQEVLA, from the coding sequence ATGGGGAAACTCGACCTTTCGCGTCGCAGTTTTCTGAAGGCCAGTGTTATCGCGGGAGTCTCGGTGTATATCGCGCCGATCGGCAGCCGCGCATTTGCTGCGTTATTCGAAGAAAAGATTCTCACGCCGGTTCAATGGGATGCGGCAAATGGGCAGGCCAAATTCCGCATCGACGGCATCGCCAAGGTGACCGGTGCGAAGGTGTTCGCACGCGACATCCGCGCGACCGACATGCCGCATTGGCCGACGCAGCAGGCGCACGCTTTCATCCTGCGCACGACCCAGGCCGACCGCCTCTACGAAGGCTTCGACCTGACGCTGCTCGGCGACGAACTGAAACCGGACCGCGTCGTCACCGCCGACGATCTGACGCGCGACGGCCTGATCTTCCCCGCGTTCTATGGCGACGACATGTTGTTGCCGCGAGGCAAGACGCCAGCTTATCTCGGCCAGGCGGTCGCGATCTTGATCTATCACGACTTCGCACGCTTTCGCTTCGCCAAGGACAAGCTCAAGTTCCACGACGAGATCATCCGTTATGGCGCGCAGACTGGGCCGCTGGAGCGCGATCCGTGGGGCACGTTCCGCTTCGTGCGGGTAGGCGGCAAGACGCCTTACGACGACGACACGTTCTCTAGCCTGAAGGACGCCCCGGTGTTCCCGAGCATGATGCGCAAGCACCAGCCGGTCTGGCCTGACGGCAAGGAGCACGGCAAGCTCGACGAGCAGGGCATGTTCTACGCGGGACAGATCCAGCAGGAACTCGATCGTCCGTCCGCGGACTGGCTCGTGATGGAGCGTGAGTACAACACGCAATCTATCGACACGGCCGCGCTCGAACCCGACAACGTGAACTGCTGGTACGACAGCGCGAGCCAATCGCTGCATATGGTGGTGCCGACGCAAGCGCCATCCGAGGTTGTGGAGAGTGCGGCCGGCATGGTCGCGAAGTGCGCGTTTCCGGTGAAGAACCTGTTCGTGCACCCTTGCTACACGGTTGGCTACGGCTCGAAGGATCACTTCAACGTGCCGTTCTACGGTCTCGTCACGGCGATGTACGCGGACGGCCGTCCGGTGCGTCTGGCGAACGATCGCTACGAGCAGTTCCAGACTTCGCTGAAGCGTCACGCTTTCAAGATGCACTACCGTATCGCCGTGGACAGAAAGACCGGGCTCTTCCAGTCGTTCAAGGCCGCGATGGAAGCGAACGGCGGCGGCCGGTGCAATTTTTCGCCATCGGTGGCCATGGTCGGCGCTACCGCGGCGCAGTCGATCTACTACTTTCCGAAGAACGACCTTTCGGCTGTCGCGGTCGCTTCCCGTGCGATCGACGCTGGTTCCGCACGCGGCTACGGCACGCTGCAGAGCATGGCGGCCACCGAGATGATGGTCGACGAGATCGCGGCACAACTTGGTGTCGATCCGATCGACTTCCGCCTGAAGAACGCGTTGCGCTCGGGCATGAAAAACAGCCAGGGCGCGGTGCCGGCTGGCGCGATCCGCGTCGACGAAGTCCTGCAGAAGGCGCAGGTGCATCCGCTATGGGTGAACCGGGCAGAGCAAAAGCTTTCATTCGAGCTGGCGCATCCGGGCCAGCGCTACGGCGTCGGTTTTGCCTGCGTGCAAAAGGACTTCGGCACCGGGGCGGAGACCTCGTTGGCGAAAGTCGAGTTCACTGTCGACGGCAAGATCAGCCTGCATCACACCGCCGCCGAAATCGGCACCGGCATGTCCACGTCGCAGGCGATTGCTGTCGCCAAATGGCTCGGCAAGCCGGCCACCGAGGTGCGCGTTGCCGTCACCGACTGGCCCGATCTGCCGGTCGTCACGAGCGGCGATCCGTACATCATGTCGCAAGCGGAGCAGGACAAGCTGTCGGCCAATCCGCGTTGGTCGCCGGGTTATGCATCGCCGTCGAGCGCGACCAACTCCGCGTTCTATTTCACGCACAGCACGCGCGAGGCCGCTCGCGTCGTATTCACTCACGGCCTGTGGCCGGCGGCGATGGCGATCTGGCGTCAAGGCACCGGCGGCGGCCAGGCCGCGCCGCTAGTGGTGCGCATCGAGGACGCGCGCTGGGTCAACGGCAAGCTATCGGCGGCCGGTCTCGAGGCGCTCACTTTCGAACAGCTCGCGAAGAAGGCACACGAACTCGGGCTCGTGACGGGCGCGGCGGTACACGTATTCAATCGCTGGCAATGGGCCGAAGCGGAGTTCGACATCGACGGCAGCGTCGAGCGCCTCCCCATCGATGGCCTTTCGCTGCGCTACGGCGACAACGCCGGAACCGATAAGAAACGACTGCAAAGCACACCGAATCAATATCGCGTGCTTGATCGAAAGCGCGTGTTCATTCCGCCCGTGCAGCGTAACGACGCCGCGGTCACTTACTACAGCGCGGTCGGCACGCTGGTCGAACTCGCGGTGCATGAGGCGACTGGCAAGGTCGAACTGCTGAGCCATCACTCGATCATGGAGTGCGGCAACCAGATTGCGCCGCAACTCGTATCGGGTCAATTGCAGGGCGGTCTCGCGATGGGCATCGGTCACGCGCTGCATGAATATCTGCCGCTCTACGAAGACGGTCCCGGCAACGGCACGTGGAACTTCAACCGCTATCGGTTGCCGCGTGCCAGGGACGTCGCTGTCTGGACCCAGACCGGTGAAGTGCTGCCGCCGTTGACCGAAAGCGATCCGCCCAAGGGTATCGCCGAAGTGGTGATGATCCCGGTGGTTGGCGCGATCGTGAACGGCATTGCGCACGCTATCGGACATCGTTTTACTGACCTCCCGGTCACTCCGCAAAAAATTCAGGAGGTGCTCGCATGA
- the prpF gene encoding 2-methylaconitate cis-trans isomerase PrpF codes for MAHVPQIKIPATYMRGGTSKGVFFRLQDLPEAAQVPGAARDALLLRVIGSPDPYGKQTDGMGGATSSTSKTVIIAKSSRPDHDVDYLFGQVSIDKAFVDWSGNCGNLSAAVGPFSISAGLVDPSRVPHNGVATVRIWQANIGKTIIGHVPVTNGAVQETGDFELDGVTFPAAEVQLEFMDPAAEEEGAGGSMFPTGNLVDDLEVPGVGTLKATMINAGIPTIFVDAEAIGYKGTELQDAINSDDKALAKFETIRAHGAVRMGLIKHIDEIATRQHTPKVAFVARPVGYVASSGKQIAAGDVDVLVRAMSMGKLHHAMMGTAAVAIGTAAAIPGTLVNLAAGGGEREAVRFGHPSGTLRVGAQASQVDGEWVVKKAIMSRSARVLMEGWVRVPGDSF; via the coding sequence GTGGCCCACGTACCCCAGATCAAGATTCCCGCCACCTACATGCGTGGCGGCACCAGTAAAGGCGTGTTCTTCCGCTTGCAGGATTTGCCCGAAGCCGCCCAGGTGCCGGGCGCGGCGCGCGATGCCTTGCTGCTGCGCGTGATTGGCAGTCCGGACCCGTACGGCAAGCAGACTGACGGCATGGGCGGCGCGACGTCGAGCACCAGCAAGACGGTGATCATCGCGAAGAGCAGCAGGCCCGATCATGACGTCGACTATCTGTTCGGCCAGGTGTCGATCGACAAGGCGTTTGTGGACTGGAGCGGCAATTGCGGCAACCTCTCAGCCGCAGTGGGACCGTTCTCGATCAGCGCCGGGCTGGTCGACCCGAGCCGCGTTCCGCATAACGGCGTGGCCACCGTGCGGATCTGGCAGGCTAATATCGGCAAGACCATCATCGGACACGTGCCTGTCACCAACGGCGCCGTGCAGGAAACCGGCGACTTCGAACTGGACGGCGTGACCTTCCCCGCCGCCGAGGTGCAGCTCGAGTTCATGGATCCGGCCGCCGAAGAAGAAGGTGCAGGCGGCTCGATGTTCCCCACTGGCAATCTGGTGGACGACCTCGAGGTGCCTGGTGTGGGCACGTTGAAGGCCACCATGATCAACGCGGGCATTCCGACGATTTTCGTCGACGCCGAAGCGATCGGCTACAAGGGCACCGAACTCCAGGACGCAATCAATAGCGACGACAAGGCGCTGGCAAAGTTCGAGACGATTCGCGCGCACGGTGCAGTGCGCATGGGCCTGATCAAACATATCGATGAGATCGCGACGCGGCAGCACACCCCGAAAGTCGCGTTTGTCGCGAGGCCGGTGGGGTATGTGGCGTCCAGCGGCAAGCAGATTGCGGCGGGCGATGTCGACGTGCTGGTGCGCGCGATGTCGATGGGCAAGCTGCATCACGCGATGATGGGCACCGCCGCGGTGGCCATCGGTACGGCAGCCGCGATTCCGGGCACGCTGGTGAATCTCGCCGCGGGTGGTGGTGAACGCGAAGCGGTGCGCTTCGGCCATCCTTCCGGCACGTTGCGTGTGGGTGCGCAGGCCAGTCAGGTGGACGGCGAATGGGTCGTGAAGAAAGCGATCATGAGCCGAAGCGCCCGCGTGCTGATGGAAGGCTGGGTGCGCGTTCCGGGCGATTCGTTCTGA